The following are encoded in a window of Flavobacterium cupriresistens genomic DNA:
- the pdxH gene encoding pyridoxamine 5'-phosphate oxidase: MNDLSNYRKSYEKSELLENTIPEDPINLFNLWFHEVEDFGANGEVNAMTVSTIGLDGFPKSRVVLLKKFSEEGFIFYTNYNSEKGKAIAENPNVCLSFFWQEMERQVIIKGIAQKTSENISDGYFDSRPDGSKLGAIVSNQSEVIPSRVFLEENLKKLEKEFEGKPIPRPENWGGFLVTPLEVEFWQGRPNRLHDRIRYKIQSDFSWKIERLSS, translated from the coding sequence ATGAATGATTTAAGTAATTATAGAAAATCTTACGAAAAAAGCGAATTGCTTGAAAACACGATCCCCGAAGATCCGATTAATCTTTTTAACCTATGGTTTCATGAGGTAGAAGATTTTGGAGCAAATGGGGAGGTTAATGCCATGACCGTTTCTACAATTGGTTTAGATGGTTTTCCGAAATCGAGAGTTGTTTTACTGAAAAAATTTTCTGAGGAAGGTTTTATCTTTTATACGAATTATAATTCTGAGAAAGGAAAGGCCATCGCAGAGAATCCAAACGTTTGTTTGTCGTTTTTCTGGCAGGAGATGGAGAGACAGGTAATCATAAAAGGAATTGCGCAAAAGACGTCTGAAAACATTTCTGACGGTTATTTTGATTCCCGACCAGACGGAAGTAAATTGGGCGCGATTGTTTCGAATCAAAGTGAAGTAATTCCGTCAAGAGTATTTTTGGAAGAAAACCTCAAAAAACTGGAAAAAGAATTTGAGGGAAAACCAATTCCAAGACCTGAAAATTGGGGAGGTTTTTTAGTGACTCCTTTGGAAGTAGAATTTTGGCAAGGAAGACCCAATAGGTTGCACGACAGAATTAGATACAAAATTCAGTCGGATTTCTCATGGAAAATAGAAAGACTGTCATCTTAA
- a CDS encoding aspartate carbamoyltransferase catalytic subunit: MKELSVNHLLGIKYINENDINLIFETADHFKEVINRPIKKVPSLRDITIANIFFENSTRTKLSFELAQKRLSADVISFSAAQSSVKKGETLIDTVNNILSMKVDMVVMRHSNPGAAYFLSKNVKASIVNAGDGAHEHPTQALLDSYSIREKLGDVAGKKVVIVGDVLHSRVALSNIYALQMQGAEVKVCGPKTLIPRYIESLGVTVEPNLRKALEWCDVANMLRVQNERMDVNFFPSTREYAQQYGVDKPLLDSLSKEIVIMHPGPINRGVEITSEVADSNQSVILNQVENGVAIRMAVIYLLASKL; encoded by the coding sequence ATGAAAGAATTAAGCGTAAATCATTTATTAGGAATTAAATATATCAATGAGAATGATATTAACCTAATCTTTGAAACTGCCGATCATTTTAAAGAAGTCATCAACCGACCAATTAAAAAAGTTCCTTCGTTACGAGATATTACCATTGCCAACATCTTTTTTGAAAACAGTACCAGAACCAAACTTTCTTTTGAGTTAGCTCAAAAACGATTATCAGCCGATGTCATTAGTTTTTCTGCAGCCCAGTCTTCTGTAAAAAAAGGAGAGACGCTGATTGATACTGTAAATAATATCCTTTCGATGAAAGTGGATATGGTCGTAATGCGCCACTCCAATCCCGGAGCGGCTTATTTTTTGTCTAAAAATGTCAAAGCAAGTATTGTGAACGCCGGAGACGGGGCACACGAACACCCGACTCAGGCTTTGTTGGACAGTTATTCAATCAGAGAAAAATTAGGAGATGTTGCCGGTAAAAAAGTAGTTATTGTTGGTGATGTTTTACACTCCAGAGTGGCATTATCGAATATATATGCTTTGCAAATGCAAGGTGCTGAGGTAAAAGTTTGCGGACCCAAAACACTTATTCCGAGATATATCGAATCGCTTGGGGTGACAGTCGAACCCAATTTGAGAAAAGCACTAGAATGGTGTGATGTGGCCAATATGCTACGGGTACAAAACGAACGTATGGATGTTAACTTTTTCCCTTCTACAAGAGAATATGCACAGCAATACGGAGTTGACAAGCCGTTACTGGATTCGCTAAGCAAAGAAATTGTTATTATGCACCCGGGTCCAATAAACAGGGGAGTAGAGATTACCAGTGAAGTAGCAGATTCGAATCAATCTGTGATTTTAAATCAGGTGGAGAATGGGGTTGCAATCAGAATGGCTGTAATTTATCTTTTAGCGTCTAAGCTTTAA
- a CDS encoding ribonuclease Z: MKLTILGCYAATPRTITNPTSQVLEIKNRMFLIDCGEGTQVQLRKNKIKFSKINHIFISHLHGDHFFGLIGTISTFALLGRTTDLHIYGPKGIKEIITLQLRLSNSWTTYELFFHELESKESEIIFEDQKVIVKTIPLKHRVYTNGFLFQEKPGDRKLNVDAVQNYNIDTCYYQKIKGGGNVTLEDGTIIENEKLSFDPIPPMSYAFCSDTGYHEAVIPLIENVDVLYHESTFLDSEESLAGKTLHCTAKEAATIALKANVKQLVLGHYSTRYGDITVFKEEAETIFPNVLLADDGRSFEF, translated from the coding sequence ATGAAACTAACCATACTCGGCTGTTATGCAGCCACTCCAAGAACAATTACGAACCCTACTTCACAGGTTTTAGAAATCAAAAACAGAATGTTTTTAATTGATTGTGGAGAGGGAACTCAGGTTCAGCTGCGCAAGAATAAAATCAAATTCTCGAAAATCAACCACATTTTTATTTCGCATTTACATGGGGATCACTTTTTTGGATTAATTGGTACTATTTCGACTTTTGCGCTTTTAGGACGTACTACAGATTTACACATCTACGGACCAAAAGGAATCAAAGAAATTATCACTTTGCAATTAAGACTTTCAAATTCGTGGACCACCTATGAATTGTTTTTTCATGAGCTGGAGTCAAAGGAAAGTGAAATTATTTTTGAAGATCAAAAGGTTATTGTAAAAACAATTCCGTTAAAACACCGTGTTTATACCAACGGATTTTTATTTCAGGAGAAACCGGGAGACAGAAAACTGAACGTCGATGCTGTTCAAAATTATAATATAGATACCTGTTACTATCAGAAAATAAAAGGTGGTGGAAATGTTACACTTGAGGATGGGACTATTATTGAGAACGAAAAGTTATCATTTGATCCGATTCCGCCAATGAGTTATGCGTTCTGTTCAGACACCGGTTATCATGAGGCAGTAATCCCACTAATTGAAAATGTAGATGTTTTATACCATGAGTCCACTTTTTTGGATTCTGAAGAAAGCTTGGCGGGAAAAACGCTTCATTGTACTGCCAAAGAGGCAGCGACAATTGCTTTAAAAGCCAATGTCAAACAGTTGGTTTTGGGGCATTATTCTACGCGTTATGGCGATATTACAGTTTTTAAAGAAGAAGCCGAAACAATTTTTCCCAATGTACTTCTTGCTGATGATGGAAGAAGTTTTGAATTTTAA
- a CDS encoding PorP/SprF family type IX secretion system membrane protein: protein MRTKLILFVIMFTAIASHAQQDAQYTQYMYNTININPAYAGSRGVLSVFGLYRTQWVGLDGAPETGTLSVNTPINNSNLGVGVSLVSDKIGPTNENTLSADLSYSIQVSAESKISFGIKGSANLFNLDINKLNPADQGDPQFQDFSSKFSPNIGAGVYWHSDRAYVGLSVPNFIETNRYDDNDIAIYKDKINYYFMTGYVFNLDHYQYIKFKPAALVKMVQGAPLQVDVSANFMFNDKFVAGLAYRWSASLSAMVGFQVTDGLYIGYGYDRETTRLNNYNSGSHEIFLRYEFFSNKGKMTTPRFF from the coding sequence ATGAGAACAAAATTAATTTTATTCGTCATAATGTTTACTGCAATTGCCAGTCATGCACAACAAGATGCACAGTATACGCAATACATGTATAACACCATAAACATCAATCCGGCTTATGCGGGATCCCGAGGAGTATTAAGTGTTTTCGGTTTATATCGTACACAATGGGTGGGACTTGACGGCGCACCTGAGACGGGTACTCTTTCGGTAAATACACCTATAAACAATAGCAATCTGGGAGTTGGAGTTTCATTGGTCAGCGACAAAATCGGACCTACCAATGAAAACACGCTTTCTGCAGATCTCTCGTATAGCATTCAGGTCTCTGCCGAATCCAAAATTTCGTTTGGAATCAAGGGGTCTGCGAATTTATTTAATTTAGATATTAATAAATTGAACCCGGCTGATCAGGGAGATCCACAATTTCAAGATTTCAGCAGTAAATTCTCTCCTAATATCGGAGCCGGGGTTTACTGGCATTCTGATAGAGCTTATGTTGGACTATCGGTACCAAACTTTATTGAAACCAATCGTTATGATGACAATGATATCGCGATCTACAAAGATAAAATCAATTATTATTTCATGACCGGTTACGTTTTTAATTTAGATCATTACCAATACATCAAATTCAAACCGGCTGCACTGGTTAAAATGGTACAAGGTGCTCCTTTACAAGTAGATGTTTCTGCCAATTTTATGTTCAACGATAAATTTGTTGCCGGTTTAGCCTACAGATGGAGCGCTTCACTCAGTGCGATGGTCGGATTTCAAGTCACAGATGGTTTATATATTGGATATGGTTACGATCGTGAAACTACGAGACTAAACAACTACAATTCAGGATCGCATGAAATATTCTTACGATATGAATTCTTCTCCAATAAAGGTAAAATGACAACTCCTCGTTTCTTCTAA
- a CDS encoding OmpA family protein has product MKNYILLCLTIIIVFSFDSYSQQSKVNSGDKKYDHYAYIDAIKTYERVAEKGYKSEDMFKKLGNSYYFNSEFEGAAKWYGELFAMNTNVESEYYYRYAQSLKSTGQIDKANKILDEFDSKFKNDSRGKLYAGNLNYLDQIKENSGRYTIENAGINSKYSDYGTFVHDNKVYFASARDTGNFSQRKHKWTNEYFTNIYMADVDSVKVSKIKNALNTKFHESSPVFTKDGKTIYFTRNNYLTGKKGKDVNKTTLIKIYKATLENGKWANVTPLSFDSDNYSTAHPALSPDEKTLYFASDMPGTLGQSDIFKVAINSNGDFGTPENLGNSINTEGKETFPYVTNENEIYFASDGHPGLGGLDVFVGEIAKDGTIRNIQNLGNDVNSPKDDFAYVIDPVSRKGYFSSNKDGGQGSDDIYKFLETKRLRCIQELSGLITDAETGAILPGAKVTLFNNQMEAEGTTIADDKGSYSFPVECGKTYNVRAEKTDYTTREVSITIEKTTGKTTLSIALEKSTCKVTVGDDLGKCFGIKMIYFDLDKYNIRPEAALDLEKILATLNDYPTMKIDIRSHTDSRATFKYNEVLSNNRAKSTISWLIKNGIAPNRLTGRGYGETELVNKCADGVPCTEEEHQQNRRSEFIITAL; this is encoded by the coding sequence ATGAAAAATTATATCCTACTTTGTCTGACAATTATTATTGTTTTTTCATTTGACAGTTATTCTCAGCAGTCGAAAGTAAATTCCGGCGATAAAAAATACGATCATTATGCCTATATCGATGCCATAAAGACTTATGAACGTGTGGCCGAAAAAGGATACAAGTCTGAAGATATGTTCAAAAAACTAGGTAATTCCTATTATTTTAACTCTGAATTTGAAGGTGCGGCAAAATGGTACGGCGAATTATTTGCCATGAATACCAATGTAGAATCGGAGTATTATTACAGATATGCTCAATCTTTAAAGTCAACCGGACAAATAGATAAAGCAAACAAAATTTTGGATGAATTTGATTCAAAATTCAAAAATGACAGCAGAGGTAAACTTTATGCCGGAAATTTAAACTATCTGGATCAGATTAAAGAAAACTCCGGTCGTTATACCATTGAAAATGCAGGTATTAATTCAAAGTATTCAGACTATGGAACTTTTGTACACGACAATAAAGTCTATTTTGCTTCGGCTAGAGACACCGGAAATTTTTCACAACGCAAACACAAATGGACAAATGAATATTTTACCAACATCTACATGGCCGATGTGGATTCTGTTAAAGTATCAAAGATAAAAAATGCGTTAAACACAAAATTTCATGAATCTTCGCCGGTCTTTACCAAAGATGGTAAAACCATTTATTTCACAAGAAACAATTATCTAACAGGAAAAAAAGGAAAAGATGTCAATAAAACTACTTTAATAAAAATATACAAAGCGACTCTCGAAAATGGTAAATGGGCCAATGTAACACCATTATCTTTTGACAGTGACAATTACAGTACTGCTCATCCTGCTCTGAGTCCGGACGAAAAAACATTATACTTTGCTTCTGATATGCCCGGAACATTGGGACAGTCTGATATTTTCAAAGTAGCCATAAACAGTAACGGTGATTTCGGAACGCCTGAAAACTTAGGTAACAGTATCAATACCGAGGGTAAAGAAACTTTCCCGTATGTGACCAATGAGAATGAAATCTATTTTGCCTCTGACGGGCATCCCGGACTTGGTGGTCTGGATGTTTTTGTGGGTGAAATTGCAAAAGACGGAACTATCCGTAACATTCAAAACCTCGGAAATGATGTTAATTCTCCAAAAGATGACTTTGCTTACGTAATTGATCCTGTTTCGAGAAAAGGGTATTTTAGCTCCAATAAAGACGGCGGACAAGGTTCTGATGATATTTATAAATTTTTGGAAACCAAAAGGCTAAGATGCATCCAAGAACTAAGCGGACTTATTACTGATGCTGAAACAGGAGCCATTTTACCCGGAGCAAAAGTAACTTTGTTTAACAATCAAATGGAAGCAGAAGGTACAACAATTGCAGATGATAAGGGATCTTATAGTTTTCCTGTCGAATGTGGTAAAACTTATAATGTAAGAGCCGAAAAAACCGACTATACCACTAGAGAAGTAAGCATTACTATCGAAAAAACAACCGGAAAAACGACCTTATCTATTGCTCTTGAAAAATCTACCTGTAAAGTAACTGTGGGAGATGATTTAGGAAAATGTTTTGGTATAAAAATGATCTATTTTGACTTGGACAAATATAACATCCGTCCCGAAGCTGCTTTGGATTTAGAAAAAATATTGGCTACATTAAATGATTACCCAACAATGAAAATAGATATTCGTTCTCATACCGATAGTCGTGCCACTTTTAAATACAATGAAGTTTTGTCAAACAACAGAGCTAAATCTACTATTAGCTGGTTAATTAAAAATGGCATTGCACCAAACCGATTAACCGGAAGAGGATATGGAGAAACAGAACTCGTAAACAAATGTGCTGATGGAGTTCCTTGTACAGAAGAAGAACACCAACAAAACAGACGAAGTGAGTTTATTATTACGGCATTGTAA
- a CDS encoding CAP domain-containing protein, producing the protein MKKIFYGMMFVVILITMSSCSADTADGKADDATTAEALTSNYTYNPSELELIQRINDYRVSVGLNALERINFISNKCEQHNEYMIANNVADHNDFMSRSESIMKALSAKKVGENVARNYKTSEAALKAWLDSPGHKKNIEGDFTHFGISVSTDSATGYKYYTNIFAKI; encoded by the coding sequence ATGAAAAAGATTTTCTACGGCATGATGTTCGTTGTGATTTTGATCACAATGAGCTCATGTTCTGCTGATACCGCAGACGGGAAAGCAGATGATGCTACTACAGCTGAAGCCTTAACTTCAAACTACACCTACAATCCTTCCGAGTTGGAATTGATACAGCGTATAAATGACTATCGTGTAAGTGTTGGTTTAAATGCATTAGAAAGAATCAATTTTATTTCTAATAAATGTGAACAGCATAACGAGTATATGATTGCAAACAATGTTGCGGATCATAACGATTTTATGTCGAGATCGGAAAGTATTATGAAAGCTTTGTCAGCAAAAAAGGTCGGTGAGAATGTGGCCCGTAATTATAAAACTTCTGAAGCCGCTCTAAAAGCGTGGTTAGACAGTCCGGGACATAAGAAAAATATAGAAGGTGATTTTACTCACTTTGGGATTTCTGTTTCGACAGATTCCGCTACAGGTTATAAATATTACACGAATATATTCGCGAAGATATAA